In Taeniopygia guttata chromosome 2, bTaeGut7.mat, whole genome shotgun sequence, one genomic interval encodes:
- the MTSS1 gene encoding protein MTSS 1 isoform X10 — protein MEAVIEKECSALGGLFQTIISDMKGSYPVWEDFINKAGKLQSQLRTTVVAAAAFLDAFQKVADMATNTRGGTREIGSALTRMCMRHRSIESKLRQFSSALIDCLINPLQEQMEEWKKVANQLDKDHAKEYKKARQEIKKKSSDTLKLQKKAKKAEALGRGDIQPQLDSALQDVNDKYLLLEETEKQAVRKALIEERGRFCAFISMLRPVIEEEISMLGEITHLQTISDDLKSLTMDPHKLPSSSEQVILDLKGSDYSWSYQTPPSSPSTTMSRKSSVCSSLNSVNSSDSRSSGSHSHSPSSHYRYRSSNLPQQAPMRLSSVSSHDSGFMSQDAFQSKSPSPMPPEAPNQLSNGFYHCSLSSDPSVASVGAGPFPHFPPVSRAWTRAPSALLPDYVHYYTIGPGMLPSSKIPSWKDWAKPGPYDQPMVNTLQRRKEKREPDVNGAAQSGAPAPPEEAQRPRSMTVSAATRQGEEMEACEELALALSRGLQLDTQRSSRDSLQCSSGYSTQTTTPCCSEDTIPSQGLPTTLGPVIATPGVATIRRTPSTKPSVRRGTIGGGPIPIKTPVIPVKTPTVPDIPGGLPGALAGTEECPEQSLESPAAGDGGQAVTSLPSWSGQAAVNPPAAGQKPGAAEEQRQAVPEGEEGERDGVGSLAPVGQAELEPGELSPGDVPQGEDMLNAIRRGVKLKKTTTNDRSAPRIS, from the exons gtggTACCAGAGAGATTGGGTCTGCTCTCACCAGGATGTGTATGAGACACAGAAGTATAGAGTCCAAACTCAGGCAGTTCTCAAG TGCTTTAATTGACTGTCTGATAAACCCACTTCAAGAACAGATGGAAGAGTGGAAGAAAGTGGCCAATCAGCTGGATAAAGACCATGCAAAAG AATACAAAAAAGCCCGCcaagagataaaaaagaaatcGTCTGATACACTGAAGCTACAGAAGAAAGCCAAGAAAG CTGAGGCTCTGG GACGGGGTGACATTCAGCCCCAGCTGGATAGTGCTTTACAAGATGTCAATGATAAGTACCTGCTGCTTGAAGAAACTGAGAAGCAAGCTGTCAGAAAAGCTCTGATCGAGGAGCGCGGCCGATTCTGTGCTTTCATCTCGATGCTGCGCCCTGTGATC gaagaagaaatatcaaTGCTAGGAGAAATAACCCATTTACAAACCATATCAGATGACCTGAAAAGTCTCACCATGGATCCACACAAATTGCCATCCTCAAGTGAACAG GTAATTTTAGATTTGAAAGGTTCTGATTACAGCTGGTCTTACCAGACTCCTCCATCCTCTCCCAGTACTACCATGTCCAGAAAATCCAGTGTTTGCAG CAGTCTGAACAGCGTTAACAGTAGTGATTCCCGGTCCAGTGGCTCGCACTCGCACTCACCTAGTTCACACTATCGCTATCGCAGCTCCAATCTGCCTCAGCAGGCACCCATGAGGCTGTCCAGTGTGTCCTCCCATGATTCTGGATTCATGTCCCAGGATGCTTTCCAGTCCAAATCGCCATCCCCCATGCCACCAGAAGCACCTAACCAG TTGTCTAATGGGTTTTATCACTGTAGTTTATCAAGTGACCCATCCGTAGCTTCAGTTGGTGCAGGTCCTTTCCCTCATTTCCCGCCTGTCTCCCGCGCGTGGACTCGGGCTCCCTCAGCCCTCCTTCCAGACTACGTTCATTATTACACCATTGGGCCAGGCATGTTACCATCATCTAAGATCCCTAGCTGGAAG GACTGGGCCAAGCCGGGCCCGTACGATCAGCCCATGGTGAACACATTGCAGCGTCGCAAAGAGAAGCGCGAGCCAGATGTCAATGGAGCAGCTCAGAGCGGAGCCCCTGCGCCCCCCGAGGAGGCCCAGAGACCTCGGAGCATGACGGTGTCAGCTGCCACAAGG cagggtgaggagaTGGAGGCCTGTGAGGAGCTGGCACTCGCTCTGTCcagagggctgcagctggacaCCCAGAGGAGCAGTCGGGATTCCTTGCAGTGCTCCAGTGGCTACAGCACCCAGACAACAACTCCGTGCTGTTCAGAGGACACGATCCCATCTCAAG GTCTGCCAACCACGCTGGGACCAGTCATCGCCACCCCCGGCGTCGCCACCATCCGACGGACGCCGTCCACCAAGCCTTCGGTCCGGCGCGGCACCATCGGCGGAGGCCCCATCCCCATCAAGACGCCGGTGATTCCCGTCAAAACGCCGACTGTCCCCGATATCCCGGGGGGGCTGCCCGGTGCCCTCGCTGGGACAGAAGAGTGCCCCGAGCAAAGCCTGGAGTCTCCAGCAGCGGGAGACGGTGGGCAAGCTGTCACCAGCCTGCCCTCGTGGAGCGGGCAAGCAGCTGTCAACCCTCCGGCGGCGGGCCAGAAGCCGGGCGCTGCCGAGGAGCAGAGGCAGGCGGTGCCCGAGGGCGAGGAGGGCGAGCGGGATGGGGTCGGCAGCCTGGCGCCCGTGGGGCAGGCGGAGCTGGAGCCCGGCGAGCTGAGCCCCGGCGATGTCCCGCAGGGGGAGGATATGCTCAACGCCATTCGGCGCGGGGTCAAGCTGAAGAAGACAACCACGAATGACCGCTCAGCACCTCGTATTTCCTAG
- the MTSS1 gene encoding protein MTSS 1 isoform X1, with product MEAVIEKECSALGGLFQTIISDMKGSYPVWEDFINKAGKLQSQLRTTVVAAAAFLDAFQKVADMATNTRGGTREIGSALTRMCMRHRSIESKLRQFSSALIDCLINPLQEQMEEWKKVANQLDKDHAKEYKKARQEIKKKSSDTLKLQKKAKKAEALGRGDIQPQLDSALQDVNDKYLLLEETEKQAVRKALIEERGRFCAFISMLRPVIEEEISMLGEITHLQTISDDLKSLTMDPHKLPSSSEQVILDLKGSDYSWSYQTPPSSPSTTMSRKSSVCSSLNSVNSSDSRSSGSHSHSPSSHYRYRSSNLPQQAPMRLSSVSSHDSGFMSQDAFQSKSPSPMPPEAPNQLSNGFYHCSLSSDPSVASVGAGPFPHFPPVSRAWTRAPSALLPDYVHYYTIGPGMLPSSKIPSWKDWAKPGPYDQPMVNTLQRRKEKREPDVNGAAQSGAPAPPEEAQRPRSMTVSAATRQGEEMEACEELALALSRGLQLDTQRSSRDSLQCSSGYSTQTTTPCCSEDTIPSQVSDYDYFSVSGDQEAEQQEFDKSSTIPRNSDISQSYRRMFQTKRPASTAGLPTTLGPVIATPGVATIRRTPSTKPSVRRGTIGGGPIPIKTPVIPVKTPTVPDIPGGLPGALAGTEECPEQSLESPAAGDGGQAVTSLPSWSGQAAVNPPAAGQKPGAAEEQRQAVPEGEEGERDGVGSLAPVGQAELEPGELSPGDVPQGEDMLNAIRRGVKLKKTTTNDRSAPRIS from the exons gtggTACCAGAGAGATTGGGTCTGCTCTCACCAGGATGTGTATGAGACACAGAAGTATAGAGTCCAAACTCAGGCAGTTCTCAAG TGCTTTAATTGACTGTCTGATAAACCCACTTCAAGAACAGATGGAAGAGTGGAAGAAAGTGGCCAATCAGCTGGATAAAGACCATGCAAAAG AATACAAAAAAGCCCGCcaagagataaaaaagaaatcGTCTGATACACTGAAGCTACAGAAGAAAGCCAAGAAAG CTGAGGCTCTGG GACGGGGTGACATTCAGCCCCAGCTGGATAGTGCTTTACAAGATGTCAATGATAAGTACCTGCTGCTTGAAGAAACTGAGAAGCAAGCTGTCAGAAAAGCTCTGATCGAGGAGCGCGGCCGATTCTGTGCTTTCATCTCGATGCTGCGCCCTGTGATC gaagaagaaatatcaaTGCTAGGAGAAATAACCCATTTACAAACCATATCAGATGACCTGAAAAGTCTCACCATGGATCCACACAAATTGCCATCCTCAAGTGAACAG GTAATTTTAGATTTGAAAGGTTCTGATTACAGCTGGTCTTACCAGACTCCTCCATCCTCTCCCAGTACTACCATGTCCAGAAAATCCAGTGTTTGCAG CAGTCTGAACAGCGTTAACAGTAGTGATTCCCGGTCCAGTGGCTCGCACTCGCACTCACCTAGTTCACACTATCGCTATCGCAGCTCCAATCTGCCTCAGCAGGCACCCATGAGGCTGTCCAGTGTGTCCTCCCATGATTCTGGATTCATGTCCCAGGATGCTTTCCAGTCCAAATCGCCATCCCCCATGCCACCAGAAGCACCTAACCAG TTGTCTAATGGGTTTTATCACTGTAGTTTATCAAGTGACCCATCCGTAGCTTCAGTTGGTGCAGGTCCTTTCCCTCATTTCCCGCCTGTCTCCCGCGCGTGGACTCGGGCTCCCTCAGCCCTCCTTCCAGACTACGTTCATTATTACACCATTGGGCCAGGCATGTTACCATCATCTAAGATCCCTAGCTGGAAG GACTGGGCCAAGCCGGGCCCGTACGATCAGCCCATGGTGAACACATTGCAGCGTCGCAAAGAGAAGCGCGAGCCAGATGTCAATGGAGCAGCTCAGAGCGGAGCCCCTGCGCCCCCCGAGGAGGCCCAGAGACCTCGGAGCATGACGGTGTCAGCTGCCACAAGG cagggtgaggagaTGGAGGCCTGTGAGGAGCTGGCACTCGCTCTGTCcagagggctgcagctggacaCCCAGAGGAGCAGTCGGGATTCCTTGCAGTGCTCCAGTGGCTACAGCACCCAGACAACAACTCCGTGCTGTTCAGAGGACACGATCCCATCTCAAG TTTCAGATTATGATTATTTCTCTGTGAGTGGTGACCAGGAGGCAGAACAACAGGAGTTTGACAAATCTTCCACCATCCCAAGAAACAGTGACATTAGCCAGTCCTATCGCAGAATGTTTCAAACCAAGCGTCCTGCTTCCACCGCAGGTCTGCCAACCACGCTGGGACCAGTCATCGCCACCCCCGGCGTCGCCACCATCCGACGGACGCCGTCCACCAAGCCTTCGGTCCGGCGCGGCACCATCGGCGGAGGCCCCATCCCCATCAAGACGCCGGTGATTCCCGTCAAAACGCCGACTGTCCCCGATATCCCGGGGGGGCTGCCCGGTGCCCTCGCTGGGACAGAAGAGTGCCCCGAGCAAAGCCTGGAGTCTCCAGCAGCGGGAGACGGTGGGCAAGCTGTCACCAGCCTGCCCTCGTGGAGCGGGCAAGCAGCTGTCAACCCTCCGGCGGCGGGCCAGAAGCCGGGCGCTGCCGAGGAGCAGAGGCAGGCGGTGCCCGAGGGCGAGGAGGGCGAGCGGGATGGGGTCGGCAGCCTGGCGCCCGTGGGGCAGGCGGAGCTGGAGCCCGGCGAGCTGAGCCCCGGCGATGTCCCGCAGGGGGAGGATATGCTCAACGCCATTCGGCGCGGGGTCAAGCTGAAGAAGACAACCACGAATGACCGCTCAGCACCTCGTATTTCCTAG
- the MTSS1 gene encoding protein MTSS 1 isoform X14 translates to MEAVIEKECSALGGLFQTIISDMKGSYPVWEDFINKAGKLQSQLRTTVVAAAAFLDAFQKVADMATNTRGGTREIGSALTRMCMRHRSIESKLRQFSSALIDCLINPLQEQMEEWKKVANQLDKDHAKEYKKARQEIKKKSSDTLKLQKKAKKGRGDIQPQLDSALQDVNDKYLLLEETEKQAVRKALIEERGRFCAFISMLRPVIEEEISMLGEITHLQTISDDLKSLTMDPHKLPSSSEQVILDLKGSDYSWSYQTPPSSPSTTMSRKSSVCSSLNSVNSSDSRSSGSHSHSPSSHYRYRSSNLPQQAPMRLSSVSSHDSGFMSQDAFQSKSPSPMPPEAPNQNSSSSASSEASETCQSVSECSSPTSVSSGSTMGAWASTDKLSNGFYHCSLSSDPSVASVGAGPFPHFPPVSRAWTRAPSALLPDYVHYYTIGPGMLPSSKIPSWKDWAKPGPYDQPMVNTLQRRKEKREPDVNGAAQSGAPAPPEEAQRPRSMTVSAATRQGEEMEACEELALALSRGLQLDTQRSSRDSLQCSSGYSTQTTTPCCSEDTIPSQVSDYDYFSVSGDQEAEQQEFDKSSTIPRNSDISQSYRRMFQTKRPASTAGLPTTLGPVIATPGVATIRRTPSTKPSVRRGTIGGGPIPIKTPVIPVKTPTVPDIPGGLPGALAGTEECPEQSLESPAAGDGGQAVTSLPSWSGQAAVNPPAAGQKPGAAEEQRQAVPEGEEGERDGVGSLAPVGQAELEPGELSPGDVPQGEDMLNAIRRGVKLKKTTTNDRSAPRIS, encoded by the exons gtggTACCAGAGAGATTGGGTCTGCTCTCACCAGGATGTGTATGAGACACAGAAGTATAGAGTCCAAACTCAGGCAGTTCTCAAG TGCTTTAATTGACTGTCTGATAAACCCACTTCAAGAACAGATGGAAGAGTGGAAGAAAGTGGCCAATCAGCTGGATAAAGACCATGCAAAAG AATACAAAAAAGCCCGCcaagagataaaaaagaaatcGTCTGATACACTGAAGCTACAGAAGAAAGCCAAGAAAG GACGGGGTGACATTCAGCCCCAGCTGGATAGTGCTTTACAAGATGTCAATGATAAGTACCTGCTGCTTGAAGAAACTGAGAAGCAAGCTGTCAGAAAAGCTCTGATCGAGGAGCGCGGCCGATTCTGTGCTTTCATCTCGATGCTGCGCCCTGTGATC gaagaagaaatatcaaTGCTAGGAGAAATAACCCATTTACAAACCATATCAGATGACCTGAAAAGTCTCACCATGGATCCACACAAATTGCCATCCTCAAGTGAACAG GTAATTTTAGATTTGAAAGGTTCTGATTACAGCTGGTCTTACCAGACTCCTCCATCCTCTCCCAGTACTACCATGTCCAGAAAATCCAGTGTTTGCAG CAGTCTGAACAGCGTTAACAGTAGTGATTCCCGGTCCAGTGGCTCGCACTCGCACTCACCTAGTTCACACTATCGCTATCGCAGCTCCAATCTGCCTCAGCAGGCACCCATGAGGCTGTCCAGTGTGTCCTCCCATGATTCTGGATTCATGTCCCAGGATGCTTTCCAGTCCAAATCGCCATCCCCCATGCCACCAGAAGCACCTAACCAG AATTCGTCCAGCTCTGCCTCTTCAGAAGCCTCTGAAACCTGCCAGTCAGTGAGCGAGTGCAGTTCCCCCACCTCAGTCAGCTCAGGCTCCACCATGGGGGCTTGGGCCTCCACAGATAAG TTGTCTAATGGGTTTTATCACTGTAGTTTATCAAGTGACCCATCCGTAGCTTCAGTTGGTGCAGGTCCTTTCCCTCATTTCCCGCCTGTCTCCCGCGCGTGGACTCGGGCTCCCTCAGCCCTCCTTCCAGACTACGTTCATTATTACACCATTGGGCCAGGCATGTTACCATCATCTAAGATCCCTAGCTGGAAG GACTGGGCCAAGCCGGGCCCGTACGATCAGCCCATGGTGAACACATTGCAGCGTCGCAAAGAGAAGCGCGAGCCAGATGTCAATGGAGCAGCTCAGAGCGGAGCCCCTGCGCCCCCCGAGGAGGCCCAGAGACCTCGGAGCATGACGGTGTCAGCTGCCACAAGG cagggtgaggagaTGGAGGCCTGTGAGGAGCTGGCACTCGCTCTGTCcagagggctgcagctggacaCCCAGAGGAGCAGTCGGGATTCCTTGCAGTGCTCCAGTGGCTACAGCACCCAGACAACAACTCCGTGCTGTTCAGAGGACACGATCCCATCTCAAG TTTCAGATTATGATTATTTCTCTGTGAGTGGTGACCAGGAGGCAGAACAACAGGAGTTTGACAAATCTTCCACCATCCCAAGAAACAGTGACATTAGCCAGTCCTATCGCAGAATGTTTCAAACCAAGCGTCCTGCTTCCACCGCAGGTCTGCCAACCACGCTGGGACCAGTCATCGCCACCCCCGGCGTCGCCACCATCCGACGGACGCCGTCCACCAAGCCTTCGGTCCGGCGCGGCACCATCGGCGGAGGCCCCATCCCCATCAAGACGCCGGTGATTCCCGTCAAAACGCCGACTGTCCCCGATATCCCGGGGGGGCTGCCCGGTGCCCTCGCTGGGACAGAAGAGTGCCCCGAGCAAAGCCTGGAGTCTCCAGCAGCGGGAGACGGTGGGCAAGCTGTCACCAGCCTGCCCTCGTGGAGCGGGCAAGCAGCTGTCAACCCTCCGGCGGCGGGCCAGAAGCCGGGCGCTGCCGAGGAGCAGAGGCAGGCGGTGCCCGAGGGCGAGGAGGGCGAGCGGGATGGGGTCGGCAGCCTGGCGCCCGTGGGGCAGGCGGAGCTGGAGCCCGGCGAGCTGAGCCCCGGCGATGTCCCGCAGGGGGAGGATATGCTCAACGCCATTCGGCGCGGGGTCAAGCTGAAGAAGACAACCACGAATGACCGCTCAGCACCTCGTATTTCCTAG
- the MTSS1 gene encoding protein MTSS 1 isoform X2, with protein MEAVIEKECSALGGLFQTIISDMKGSYPVWEDFINKAGKLQSQLRTTVVAAAAFLDAFQKVADMATNTRGGTREIGSALTRMCMRHRSIESKLRQFSSALIDCLINPLQEQMEEWKKVANQLDKDHAKEYKKARQEIKKKSSDTLKLQKKAKKAEALGRGDIQPQLDSALQDVNDKYLLLEETEKQAVRKALIEERGRFCAFISMLRPVIEEEISMLGEITHLQTISDDLKSLTMDPHKLPSSSEQVILDLKGSDYSWSYQTPPSSPSTTMSRKSSVCSLNSVNSSDSRSSGSHSHSPSSHYRYRSSNLPQQAPMRLSSVSSHDSGFMSQDAFQSKSPSPMPPEAPNQLSNGFYHCSLSSDPSVASVGAGPFPHFPPVSRAWTRAPSALLPDYVHYYTIGPGMLPSSKIPSWKDWAKPGPYDQPMVNTLQRRKEKREPDVNGAAQSGAPAPPEEAQRPRSMTVSAATRQGEEMEACEELALALSRGLQLDTQRSSRDSLQCSSGYSTQTTTPCCSEDTIPSQVSDYDYFSVSGDQEAEQQEFDKSSTIPRNSDISQSYRRMFQTKRPASTAGLPTTLGPVIATPGVATIRRTPSTKPSVRRGTIGGGPIPIKTPVIPVKTPTVPDIPGGLPGALAGTEECPEQSLESPAAGDGGQAVTSLPSWSGQAAVNPPAAGQKPGAAEEQRQAVPEGEEGERDGVGSLAPVGQAELEPGELSPGDVPQGEDMLNAIRRGVKLKKTTTNDRSAPRIS; from the exons gtggTACCAGAGAGATTGGGTCTGCTCTCACCAGGATGTGTATGAGACACAGAAGTATAGAGTCCAAACTCAGGCAGTTCTCAAG TGCTTTAATTGACTGTCTGATAAACCCACTTCAAGAACAGATGGAAGAGTGGAAGAAAGTGGCCAATCAGCTGGATAAAGACCATGCAAAAG AATACAAAAAAGCCCGCcaagagataaaaaagaaatcGTCTGATACACTGAAGCTACAGAAGAAAGCCAAGAAAG CTGAGGCTCTGG GACGGGGTGACATTCAGCCCCAGCTGGATAGTGCTTTACAAGATGTCAATGATAAGTACCTGCTGCTTGAAGAAACTGAGAAGCAAGCTGTCAGAAAAGCTCTGATCGAGGAGCGCGGCCGATTCTGTGCTTTCATCTCGATGCTGCGCCCTGTGATC gaagaagaaatatcaaTGCTAGGAGAAATAACCCATTTACAAACCATATCAGATGACCTGAAAAGTCTCACCATGGATCCACACAAATTGCCATCCTCAAGTGAACAG GTAATTTTAGATTTGAAAGGTTCTGATTACAGCTGGTCTTACCAGACTCCTCCATCCTCTCCCAGTACTACCATGTCCAGAAAATCCAGTGTTTGCAG TCTGAACAGCGTTAACAGTAGTGATTCCCGGTCCAGTGGCTCGCACTCGCACTCACCTAGTTCACACTATCGCTATCGCAGCTCCAATCTGCCTCAGCAGGCACCCATGAGGCTGTCCAGTGTGTCCTCCCATGATTCTGGATTCATGTCCCAGGATGCTTTCCAGTCCAAATCGCCATCCCCCATGCCACCAGAAGCACCTAACCAG TTGTCTAATGGGTTTTATCACTGTAGTTTATCAAGTGACCCATCCGTAGCTTCAGTTGGTGCAGGTCCTTTCCCTCATTTCCCGCCTGTCTCCCGCGCGTGGACTCGGGCTCCCTCAGCCCTCCTTCCAGACTACGTTCATTATTACACCATTGGGCCAGGCATGTTACCATCATCTAAGATCCCTAGCTGGAAG GACTGGGCCAAGCCGGGCCCGTACGATCAGCCCATGGTGAACACATTGCAGCGTCGCAAAGAGAAGCGCGAGCCAGATGTCAATGGAGCAGCTCAGAGCGGAGCCCCTGCGCCCCCCGAGGAGGCCCAGAGACCTCGGAGCATGACGGTGTCAGCTGCCACAAGG cagggtgaggagaTGGAGGCCTGTGAGGAGCTGGCACTCGCTCTGTCcagagggctgcagctggacaCCCAGAGGAGCAGTCGGGATTCCTTGCAGTGCTCCAGTGGCTACAGCACCCAGACAACAACTCCGTGCTGTTCAGAGGACACGATCCCATCTCAAG TTTCAGATTATGATTATTTCTCTGTGAGTGGTGACCAGGAGGCAGAACAACAGGAGTTTGACAAATCTTCCACCATCCCAAGAAACAGTGACATTAGCCAGTCCTATCGCAGAATGTTTCAAACCAAGCGTCCTGCTTCCACCGCAGGTCTGCCAACCACGCTGGGACCAGTCATCGCCACCCCCGGCGTCGCCACCATCCGACGGACGCCGTCCACCAAGCCTTCGGTCCGGCGCGGCACCATCGGCGGAGGCCCCATCCCCATCAAGACGCCGGTGATTCCCGTCAAAACGCCGACTGTCCCCGATATCCCGGGGGGGCTGCCCGGTGCCCTCGCTGGGACAGAAGAGTGCCCCGAGCAAAGCCTGGAGTCTCCAGCAGCGGGAGACGGTGGGCAAGCTGTCACCAGCCTGCCCTCGTGGAGCGGGCAAGCAGCTGTCAACCCTCCGGCGGCGGGCCAGAAGCCGGGCGCTGCCGAGGAGCAGAGGCAGGCGGTGCCCGAGGGCGAGGAGGGCGAGCGGGATGGGGTCGGCAGCCTGGCGCCCGTGGGGCAGGCGGAGCTGGAGCCCGGCGAGCTGAGCCCCGGCGATGTCCCGCAGGGGGAGGATATGCTCAACGCCATTCGGCGCGGGGTCAAGCTGAAGAAGACAACCACGAATGACCGCTCAGCACCTCGTATTTCCTAG
- the MTSS1 gene encoding protein MTSS 1 isoform X7, which produces MEAVIEKECSALGGLFQTIISDMKGSYPVWEDFINKAGKLQSQLRTTVVAAAAFLDAFQKVADMATNTRGGTREIGSALTRMCMRHRSIESKLRQFSSALIDCLINPLQEQMEEWKKVANQLDKDHAKEYKKARQEIKKKSSDTLKLQKKAKKAEALGRGDIQPQLDSALQDVNDKYLLLEETEKQAVRKALIEERGRFCAFISMLRPVIEEEISMLGEITHLQTISDDLKSLTMDPHKLPSSSEQVILDLKGSDYSWSYQTPPSSPSTTMSRKSSVCSSNLPQQAPMRLSSVSSHDSGFMSQDAFQSKSPSPMPPEAPNQLSNGFYHCSLSSDPSVASVGAGPFPHFPPVSRAWTRAPSALLPDYVHYYTIGPGMLPSSKIPSWKDWAKPGPYDQPMVNTLQRRKEKREPDVNGAAQSGAPAPPEEAQRPRSMTVSAATRQGEEMEACEELALALSRGLQLDTQRSSRDSLQCSSGYSTQTTTPCCSEDTIPSQVSDYDYFSVSGDQEAEQQEFDKSSTIPRNSDISQSYRRMFQTKRPASTAGLPTTLGPVIATPGVATIRRTPSTKPSVRRGTIGGGPIPIKTPVIPVKTPTVPDIPGGLPGALAGTEECPEQSLESPAAGDGGQAVTSLPSWSGQAAVNPPAAGQKPGAAEEQRQAVPEGEEGERDGVGSLAPVGQAELEPGELSPGDVPQGEDMLNAIRRGVKLKKTTTNDRSAPRIS; this is translated from the exons gtggTACCAGAGAGATTGGGTCTGCTCTCACCAGGATGTGTATGAGACACAGAAGTATAGAGTCCAAACTCAGGCAGTTCTCAAG TGCTTTAATTGACTGTCTGATAAACCCACTTCAAGAACAGATGGAAGAGTGGAAGAAAGTGGCCAATCAGCTGGATAAAGACCATGCAAAAG AATACAAAAAAGCCCGCcaagagataaaaaagaaatcGTCTGATACACTGAAGCTACAGAAGAAAGCCAAGAAAG CTGAGGCTCTGG GACGGGGTGACATTCAGCCCCAGCTGGATAGTGCTTTACAAGATGTCAATGATAAGTACCTGCTGCTTGAAGAAACTGAGAAGCAAGCTGTCAGAAAAGCTCTGATCGAGGAGCGCGGCCGATTCTGTGCTTTCATCTCGATGCTGCGCCCTGTGATC gaagaagaaatatcaaTGCTAGGAGAAATAACCCATTTACAAACCATATCAGATGACCTGAAAAGTCTCACCATGGATCCACACAAATTGCCATCCTCAAGTGAACAG GTAATTTTAGATTTGAAAGGTTCTGATTACAGCTGGTCTTACCAGACTCCTCCATCCTCTCCCAGTACTACCATGTCCAGAAAATCCAGTGTTTGCAG CTCCAATCTGCCTCAGCAGGCACCCATGAGGCTGTCCAGTGTGTCCTCCCATGATTCTGGATTCATGTCCCAGGATGCTTTCCAGTCCAAATCGCCATCCCCCATGCCACCAGAAGCACCTAACCAG TTGTCTAATGGGTTTTATCACTGTAGTTTATCAAGTGACCCATCCGTAGCTTCAGTTGGTGCAGGTCCTTTCCCTCATTTCCCGCCTGTCTCCCGCGCGTGGACTCGGGCTCCCTCAGCCCTCCTTCCAGACTACGTTCATTATTACACCATTGGGCCAGGCATGTTACCATCATCTAAGATCCCTAGCTGGAAG GACTGGGCCAAGCCGGGCCCGTACGATCAGCCCATGGTGAACACATTGCAGCGTCGCAAAGAGAAGCGCGAGCCAGATGTCAATGGAGCAGCTCAGAGCGGAGCCCCTGCGCCCCCCGAGGAGGCCCAGAGACCTCGGAGCATGACGGTGTCAGCTGCCACAAGG cagggtgaggagaTGGAGGCCTGTGAGGAGCTGGCACTCGCTCTGTCcagagggctgcagctggacaCCCAGAGGAGCAGTCGGGATTCCTTGCAGTGCTCCAGTGGCTACAGCACCCAGACAACAACTCCGTGCTGTTCAGAGGACACGATCCCATCTCAAG TTTCAGATTATGATTATTTCTCTGTGAGTGGTGACCAGGAGGCAGAACAACAGGAGTTTGACAAATCTTCCACCATCCCAAGAAACAGTGACATTAGCCAGTCCTATCGCAGAATGTTTCAAACCAAGCGTCCTGCTTCCACCGCAGGTCTGCCAACCACGCTGGGACCAGTCATCGCCACCCCCGGCGTCGCCACCATCCGACGGACGCCGTCCACCAAGCCTTCGGTCCGGCGCGGCACCATCGGCGGAGGCCCCATCCCCATCAAGACGCCGGTGATTCCCGTCAAAACGCCGACTGTCCCCGATATCCCGGGGGGGCTGCCCGGTGCCCTCGCTGGGACAGAAGAGTGCCCCGAGCAAAGCCTGGAGTCTCCAGCAGCGGGAGACGGTGGGCAAGCTGTCACCAGCCTGCCCTCGTGGAGCGGGCAAGCAGCTGTCAACCCTCCGGCGGCGGGCCAGAAGCCGGGCGCTGCCGAGGAGCAGAGGCAGGCGGTGCCCGAGGGCGAGGAGGGCGAGCGGGATGGGGTCGGCAGCCTGGCGCCCGTGGGGCAGGCGGAGCTGGAGCCCGGCGAGCTGAGCCCCGGCGATGTCCCGCAGGGGGAGGATATGCTCAACGCCATTCGGCGCGGGGTCAAGCTGAAGAAGACAACCACGAATGACCGCTCAGCACCTCGTATTTCCTAG